In one window of Photorhabdus laumondii subsp. laumondii DNA:
- the dusA gene encoding tRNA dihydrouridine(20/20a) synthase DusA, translating into MYQSKEIEKTFKFSEKDKETVKYSLNRFSVAPMLDWTDRHCRYFHRLLSRQTLLYTEMVTTGAIIHGKGDYLAYSEQEHPIALQLGGSDPQALAHCAKIAQERGYDEINLNVGCPSDRVQNGRFGACLMGEAELVADCVKAMQDVVNVPVTVKTRIGIDEQDSYQFLCDFIDIVVQHSGCNIFTMHARKAWLSGLSPKENREIPPLDYPRVYQLKKDFPQLTIAINGGIKSLEEAKQHLQHVDGIMIGREAYQNPSILAQVDHELFDASMPVVNTVAVVKALYPYIEQELSKGTYLGHITRHILGIFQGIPGARQWRRHLSENAHKPGADISVVEQALAMVTERM; encoded by the coding sequence ATGTACCAAAGTAAAGAAATTGAAAAAACGTTTAAATTCAGCGAGAAAGACAAAGAAACGGTTAAATATAGCCTTAACCGTTTCTCCGTTGCCCCAATGTTGGACTGGACAGATCGTCATTGCCGTTATTTTCATCGTTTATTAAGCCGGCAAACGCTGTTATATACCGAAATGGTGACAACCGGCGCGATTATTCATGGTAAAGGCGATTATCTGGCATACAGCGAACAAGAACATCCGATAGCACTACAACTGGGTGGCAGTGATCCGCAGGCGTTGGCGCATTGTGCGAAGATTGCTCAGGAACGGGGCTATGACGAAATTAACCTAAACGTCGGCTGCCCTTCTGACCGGGTACAAAACGGTCGTTTTGGTGCTTGTCTGATGGGGGAAGCTGAACTGGTCGCTGATTGCGTTAAAGCCATGCAGGATGTGGTTAATGTGCCGGTGACAGTTAAAACCCGTATCGGTATTGATGAACAGGACAGTTACCAATTCCTATGTGATTTTATTGATATTGTTGTGCAGCACAGTGGCTGCAATATATTTACCATGCATGCCCGTAAAGCGTGGCTTTCTGGTTTGAGTCCAAAAGAGAACCGTGAAATTCCACCGCTGGATTACCCACGAGTTTATCAATTGAAAAAGGATTTTCCTCAATTAACGATTGCTATTAATGGCGGTATTAAATCGTTGGAAGAAGCGAAACAGCATCTACAACATGTGGATGGAATTATGATTGGGCGTGAGGCTTATCAGAACCCGTCTATTCTGGCACAGGTTGATCATGAATTATTTGATGCTTCAATGCCGGTAGTTAATACCGTTGCGGTGGTCAAAGCACTTTATCCTTATATAGAGCAAGAGCTATCAAAAGGAACATATTTGGGACATATTACCCGCCATATTTTAGGTATTTTTCAAGGGATTCCAGGGGCACGTCAGTGGCGTCGTCATCTTAGTGAGAATGCCCACAAACCGGGCGCAGATATTTCTGTTGTGGAACAGGCACTAGCTATGGTGACTGAGCGGATGTAA
- a CDS encoding helix-turn-helix domain-containing protein, whose translation MKPISLNELKELMLNDTESIAAYKEADKELELIQILFEMRERSGMSKTELADKIGIKPSGINRLEKNPLGASMKTLERYAAACGAVINFNVQYQ comes from the coding sequence ATGAAACCAATATCACTGAACGAATTGAAGGAGTTGATGTTGAATGACACGGAGTCTATCGCTGCGTATAAGGAAGCCGACAAGGAATTGGAACTGATACAGATATTGTTTGAGATGCGTGAGCGTTCTGGCATGTCAAAGACTGAGCTGGCAGATAAAATCGGTATCAAACCATCAGGTATCAATCGGCTTGAAAAAAATCCTCTTGGCGCAAGTATGAAGACTTTGGAACGCTATGCAGCAGCGTGTGGCGCGGTTATTAACTTCAACGTTCAATATCAGTAA
- the nadS gene encoding NadS family protein, producing MKDEIFADLLASVEEMVKIEKGELTPKPEHVHTFTEIDVKAIREATGLKQQDFAVAVGVSYDLVKSWESQRRYPTGASRKLLLLLQANPFIINQLKMI from the coding sequence ATGAAAGATGAAATATTTGCCGATCTGCTGGCCAGTGTAGAAGAAATGGTGAAAATCGAGAAGGGTGAGCTGACACCGAAACCGGAACATGTTCATACTTTCACCGAAATTGATGTTAAAGCAATACGCGAAGCTACCGGCTTGAAGCAGCAAGATTTTGCTGTGGCGGTCGGGGTAAGTTATGACTTGGTGAAAAGTTGGGAAAGCCAACGCCGTTATCCCACTGGCGCATCAAGAAAACTGTTGTTGTTGCTTCAGGCTAACCCTTTTATTATCAACCAGCTTAAAATGATTTAA
- a CDS encoding VOC family protein: MIDFKGLGHINIVVDDMTAAIDFYKNLFGAIPRQFFPHFKNKGFAKSAGFIDNPEQVDVSMAFLEIPGARVFIELMEYHSPIGIKRVEIKEVNDIGGIGHICLRVQNIDSVFEHIKNSPDVRLINSSPLYKPYKIDEITRDEFMFFNEEDEKNSVLKQETCEIMGKIRYFYFIDKYNIQWEFEEGHDDIGTD; the protein is encoded by the coding sequence ATGATAGACTTTAAAGGATTAGGCCATATTAATATTGTTGTAGATGATATGACGGCGGCAATAGATTTTTATAAAAATCTATTTGGGGCAATACCAAGACAATTCTTTCCTCATTTTAAAAATAAAGGTTTTGCAAAGTCAGCGGGTTTTATTGATAACCCTGAACAGGTTGATGTATCAATGGCATTTTTGGAAATTCCTGGAGCGAGGGTTTTTATTGAGTTAATGGAATATCACAGCCCAATTGGAATAAAAAGGGTTGAAATAAAAGAAGTTAATGATATTGGTGGTATTGGGCATATTTGCCTGAGAGTACAAAACATAGATAGTGTATTTGAGCATATAAAAAATTCTCCTGATGTCAGATTGATAAATTCATCACCATTATATAAGCCATATAAAATAGATGAAATTACCCGTGATGAATTTATGTTCTTTAACGAGGAGGATGAAAAAAACTCTGTTTTAAAACAAGAAACTTGCGAGATTATGGGCAAGATAAGATATTTTTATTTTATCGACAAATATAATATTCAATGGGAATTTGAAGAAGGGCATGATGATATTGGCACTGATTAA
- a CDS encoding tail fiber assembly protein, which yields MYYYSAKTNAFYPVELKRNYIAAGSLPDDIIAVSNDIYQEYAANNAPEGKHRVANKNGLPEWADIPPPTKDELRQYAELQKQQLIAEATNQIVPLQDAVDLGIATEEEKIALLAWKEYRVILNRIDVSQAMDIDWPEQPRG from the coding sequence ATGTATTATTATAGTGCGAAAACAAATGCTTTCTATCCGGTAGAATTGAAACGAAATTATATTGCTGCTGGTTCACTGCCGGATGATATTATAGCAGTCAGTAATGATATTTATCAGGAGTATGCTGCTAATAATGCGCCAGAAGGAAAACACCGTGTAGCAAATAAAAACGGTTTGCCGGAATGGGCAGATATTCCTCCGCCAACGAAAGATGAATTACGGCAATATGCTGAGCTCCAAAAACAACAGCTCATCGCTGAGGCAACCAATCAAATTGTACCATTGCAAGATGCTGTTGATTTAGGTATTGCGACTGAGGAAGAGAAAATAGCTTTATTGGCATGGAAAGAATACAGGGTAATTCTGAATCGGATAGATGTTTCACAGGCAATGGATATTGATTGGCCTGAACAGCCACGGGGATAA
- a CDS encoding gp53-like domain-containing protein gives MSNKNDFKAFSVSQDANVVSQGEYEKSQELNTGIPPNIISIGLLNKVLRQSSTISSVVANFISTQCSDDVLDDGDIDKLTAQLNIALEQKAVTEIPSASLTQKGVIQLTDVLGDSNTLAVTQKLVQEMITLLSESINSRVPNIRQVNGKELSENIDLDAVDIGVYTKEEVDNEVNAKGNRNSASKAINGWWRCGDTGVIYQWGRTKVIDAGYIERIQLPISFSNTHYAVNINAIQSKMGFMGASVGYVNVINNSSFDLLNSWVNAKWDSPFFWIAIGY, from the coding sequence ATGAGTAATAAAAATGACTTTAAAGCTTTTTCTGTTAGTCAGGATGCTAATGTTGTTTCTCAAGGAGAATATGAAAAAAGTCAGGAATTGAATACGGGAATTCCCCCTAATATTATTTCCATTGGTTTATTAAATAAGGTTTTGCGTCAATCGTCAACGATATCATCGGTGGTGGCTAATTTTATCTCTACACAATGTAGTGATGATGTTTTGGATGATGGCGATATAGATAAGCTTACCGCTCAATTAAATATCGCTTTAGAGCAAAAAGCTGTAACAGAGATTCCAAGTGCTTCATTAACACAAAAAGGTGTTATTCAACTTACCGATGTGCTGGGTGATAGTAATACGTTGGCCGTCACGCAAAAGCTTGTCCAAGAAATGATAACTTTGTTAAGTGAAAGTATTAATAGCAGAGTACCTAATATTCGGCAGGTGAATGGTAAGGAGTTGTCTGAGAATATTGATCTGGATGCCGTGGATATTGGGGTATACACAAAAGAAGAAGTAGACAATGAAGTTAATGCCAAAGGTAATCGGAATAGTGCCAGTAAAGCGATTAATGGTTGGTGGAGATGTGGAGATACAGGCGTTATCTATCAATGGGGGCGTACTAAGGTCATTGATGCTGGCTATATAGAACGTATTCAATTACCAATTAGTTTTTCCAATACACATTACGCTGTCAATATTAATGCTATTCAAAGTAAAATGGGTTTTATGGGGGCATCTGTTGGCTATGTAAATGTAATTAATAATTCATCTTTCGATTTATTAAATTCTTGGGTAAATGCCAAATGGGATAGCCCATTCTTTTGGATAGCGATAGGATATTAA
- a CDS encoding lactate oxidase yields the protein MPSRRDVIVGGLSLAAAGTLSAVSSANAATANIKLTGAYKTNSAEKSLDIINLYDLEEEARKLIPTPQFDYISGGSGDEWTLRENTRAFDDFQIIPRYLAGVKEPDTTTELLGSNVDMPIFIPPIAAHGLAHTTAELGTARGAASAGTLFTAQTLSNSSLEEIAKVSNGPKWFQIYLTKDMGINRELIRRAKAMGATAIVFTVDLEWSGNREADKRNKFIFPHSLPFPNIPGAPVGATLSEITELFKRDLNFSDLEFLAKESGLPIIVKGIQSAENAKECVNHGAAAIQVSNHGGRQLDTVPAAIASLPHIVEAVGSKIPVYLDGGIRRGTHVFKALALGAKAVAIGRPILYALALGGAPGVTSILNLLKDELKLSMKLAGCAAIKDIERKFISLI from the coding sequence ATGCCATCAAGAAGAGACGTCATAGTTGGAGGATTAAGTCTTGCTGCTGCCGGTACGCTATCCGCTGTGTCCTCAGCCAACGCTGCAACTGCTAACATAAAACTGACAGGAGCCTATAAAACAAATAGTGCAGAAAAATCCCTCGATATCATTAATCTTTATGACTTGGAAGAAGAAGCACGTAAATTGATTCCAACGCCCCAATTTGACTATATCAGCGGCGGTTCAGGTGATGAATGGACTCTACGTGAAAACACCAGAGCCTTTGACGATTTCCAAATTATTCCCCGCTATCTCGCAGGAGTAAAAGAGCCTGACACAACAACCGAATTGCTCGGCAGTAACGTGGATATGCCTATTTTTATTCCTCCAATAGCCGCACATGGGCTGGCTCATACTACCGCTGAATTGGGAACAGCGAGAGGCGCTGCCTCTGCCGGTACCCTGTTTACTGCACAAACTCTGTCTAATTCATCTCTTGAAGAGATAGCAAAAGTGAGTAACGGACCCAAATGGTTTCAAATTTATTTAACCAAAGATATGGGTATTAACCGTGAACTGATACGCCGGGCCAAAGCGATGGGAGCAACTGCCATCGTCTTTACAGTCGATTTAGAGTGGAGTGGTAACAGAGAAGCAGATAAACGTAATAAATTTATTTTCCCACACTCACTGCCATTCCCTAATATCCCTGGCGCTCCCGTAGGAGCAACCTTATCAGAAATTACAGAGCTATTTAAACGGGATCTTAATTTCAGTGATTTGGAGTTCCTCGCCAAAGAATCGGGCCTCCCAATCATCGTGAAAGGCATTCAATCTGCCGAAAATGCTAAAGAGTGTGTTAACCACGGTGCCGCAGCGATTCAAGTTTCTAATCACGGTGGTCGGCAGTTAGATACTGTCCCGGCAGCAATTGCCTCATTACCGCACATTGTTGAAGCTGTTGGATCTAAAATTCCAGTCTATCTAGACGGAGGCATCCGCCGCGGTACCCATGTGTTTAAAGCACTCGCATTGGGTGCCAAAGCTGTCGCTATCGGTAGGCCCATTTTGTATGCGCTGGCATTAGGTGGAGCACCAGGCGTAACTTCCATTTTAAACCTACTTAAGGATGAGCTGAAACTTAGCATGAAACTGGCAGGATGTGCAGCCATTAAGGATATAGAGAGAAAATTTATTAGTTTGATTTAA
- a CDS encoding DUF1266 domain-containing protein: MKELLQNQPHYRQFPVKGYQVMKHIISEKRKLPFLSALYALINILFVIAVCMGIVLSVAIVLFIIGNVSVPDTDYLLLAQVGGVALFGVMLLLVIIYRIVKRPEWEQRRYYQQAGLSLLPEDKRQVLRLNIVGDYWLGFWSETLEHYPLQSRVAHDSYRYCLLPLSPTQEHQSQLYSDWGIIDEEGYMKMLTGLWEGVHSKHFAIDAALSDGKMFKVLAKLVEVTPDYIHKCAKPINKRPPALVWGFDLWLAIVLSRNCFCAGYISEEMAWKNMLKTADYIYEIFGSFDEFYTNFRLGNAYWSNDFDRSKERLEQFNYYKSHCDWPIASLPWPEPKGIIMERQMMTGFSALVEDVLRSNMEEQQSYEFDITELSASRVLH; this comes from the coding sequence ATGAAAGAGCTTTTACAAAATCAGCCTCATTATAGACAGTTCCCCGTTAAAGGCTATCAGGTAATGAAGCATATTATCTCTGAAAAAAGAAAGTTACCTTTTCTAAGTGCATTATATGCGTTGATTAATATTTTATTTGTAATTGCGGTATGTATGGGTATTGTATTATCTGTAGCAATTGTTTTATTTATAATAGGTAATGTATCTGTCCCTGATACGGACTATTTACTTCTGGCACAAGTAGGTGGTGTAGCATTATTTGGCGTAATGTTACTCTTGGTTATTATTTATCGCATTGTTAAGCGTCCTGAATGGGAACAACGGCGTTATTATCAACAAGCAGGTTTATCTCTTTTACCCGAAGATAAGCGTCAGGTATTACGACTCAATATTGTTGGTGACTATTGGCTAGGTTTTTGGAGTGAAACTCTAGAGCATTATCCTCTACAGTCACGGGTTGCCCATGATAGCTATCGTTACTGTCTGCTGCCATTATCTCCGACTCAGGAACATCAATCCCAATTATACAGCGACTGGGGAATTATTGATGAAGAAGGGTATATGAAAATGCTAACGGGTTTGTGGGAGGGGGTACATTCAAAACATTTTGCTATTGATGCTGCTCTTAGTGATGGGAAAATGTTTAAAGTGCTTGCCAAATTAGTTGAAGTAACACCCGACTATATTCATAAATGTGCCAAACCTATTAATAAGCGCCCTCCTGCATTAGTGTGGGGATTTGATTTATGGCTTGCAATCGTTTTAAGTCGCAACTGTTTTTGTGCCGGTTATATCAGTGAAGAAATGGCATGGAAAAATATGCTGAAAACCGCTGATTATATTTATGAAATCTTCGGTAGTTTTGATGAGTTTTATACAAACTTTCGGCTAGGCAATGCTTACTGGAGTAATGATTTTGATCGGTCTAAAGAGCGGCTGGAACAATTTAATTATTATAAGTCACATTGTGACTGGCCAATTGCTAGTTTGCCGTGGCCTGAACCAAAAGGCATTATTATGGAAAGGCAGATGATGACAGGTTTTTCTGCATTAGTAGAAGATGTTTTACGCAGTAACATGGAAGAACAACAAAGTTATGAATTTGATATTACTGAGCTGTCAGCGTCTCGTGTACTCCATTAA
- the zur gene encoding zinc uptake transcriptional repressor Zur, which translates to MKLINQKKLLEQAEVICQARGVRFTPQRLEVLRLISEQPGAISAYDLLDLLREAEPQAKPPTIYRALEFLLEQGFIHKIESTNSYVLCHHIEQPSHTSAMFICDRCGSVTERDGGTIESAIQQLAKTAGFSLRHTVIEAHGLCSPCEEIESCIKRDECQHDHRIEGSKKK; encoded by the coding sequence ATGAAATTGATTAATCAAAAAAAATTACTGGAACAGGCCGAAGTTATTTGCCAGGCTCGTGGAGTCCGCTTTACTCCTCAGCGGCTTGAAGTTTTGCGTCTCATTTCAGAGCAGCCAGGGGCAATCAGTGCTTATGATTTACTGGATTTGCTACGGGAAGCAGAACCACAGGCTAAACCGCCGACCATATACCGGGCACTGGAATTTCTGTTGGAACAGGGGTTTATTCATAAAATAGAATCCACCAACAGTTATGTCCTATGTCACCATATTGAACAGCCAAGCCACACTTCAGCAATGTTTATTTGTGATCGTTGTGGTTCTGTTACCGAGCGAGATGGTGGAACCATTGAATCCGCCATCCAACAGTTAGCAAAAACAGCCGGGTTCAGTTTACGCCATACAGTCATCGAAGCGCATGGCTTATGTTCACCTTGTGAAGAGATAGAATCCTGTATTAAACGAGATGAATGCCAGCATGACCACAGAATTGAAGGAAGTAAAAAGAAATAG
- the lexA gene encoding transcriptional repressor LexA has translation MKALTARQQQVYDLVRDHISQTGMPPTRAEIAARLGFRSPNAAEEHLKALARKGVIEIVAGASRGIRLLLEESGLPLIGRVAAGEPLLAQEHIESHYQVDPALFKPSADFLLRVSGMSMKDVGIMDGDLLAVHKTQNVRNGQIIVARIEDEVTVKRFKQTGNKVELLAENPEFKPIEVDLREQGLTIEGLAVGVIRNGNWS, from the coding sequence ATGAAAGCACTTACCGCAAGGCAGCAGCAAGTTTATGACTTGGTGCGTGACCATATTTCGCAAACAGGTATGCCGCCAACGCGTGCTGAAATTGCAGCCCGTCTTGGCTTTCGTTCACCTAACGCGGCTGAAGAGCATTTAAAAGCATTGGCTCGTAAAGGGGTGATAGAGATTGTTGCTGGGGCATCTAGGGGTATCCGTTTGCTGTTGGAAGAATCTGGTTTACCGTTAATTGGTCGTGTCGCCGCAGGTGAACCACTGTTGGCACAGGAGCATATTGAAAGTCATTATCAGGTTGATCCTGCATTGTTTAAGCCAAGTGCAGATTTCCTGCTGCGGGTCAGCGGAATGTCTATGAAAGATGTTGGGATTATGGATGGTGATCTGCTGGCTGTGCATAAAACACAAAATGTTCGTAATGGGCAGATTATTGTTGCTCGCATTGAAGATGAAGTGACGGTAAAACGTTTTAAACAGACCGGAAATAAAGTTGAATTGTTGGCAGAAAACCCCGAATTTAAGCCAATTGAGGTGGATTTGCGTGAACAGGGCCTGACAATTGAAGGATTGGCGGTTGGGGTGATTCGTAACGGCAACTGGTCCTGA
- a CDS encoding diacylglycerol kinase: MANQSKGLARIIKAIVYSVKGIRATWQNEAAFRQEIILAILAMMVAFYLDIGAIERILLIGSVMLVLIMEILNSAIEAIVDRIGSEFHELSGRAKDMGSAAVFLTMMLSLIVWGTILWHYFMA, translated from the coding sequence ATGGCGAATCAATCCAAGGGCTTAGCCCGTATCATTAAAGCAATCGTATATTCAGTGAAGGGTATTAGGGCGACATGGCAAAATGAAGCGGCTTTCCGTCAGGAAATAATTTTAGCGATATTGGCTATGATGGTTGCATTTTATCTGGATATCGGCGCTATTGAACGCATTTTACTGATTGGTTCAGTGATGCTGGTGTTGATTATGGAAATCCTGAATAGTGCTATTGAAGCAATTGTTGATCGTATTGGCAGTGAGTTCCATGAATTGTCCGGTCGCGCGAAAGATATGGGATCGGCGGCGGTCTTTCTGACGATGATGTTGTCATTAATTGTCTGGGGAACCATCCTTTGGCACTATTTTATGGCCTAA
- the plsB gene encoding glycerol-3-phosphate 1-O-acyltransferase PlsB encodes MSSWRKIYYKLLNLPLKILVKSKLIPTDPITELRLDTTRPILYVLPYHSKADLLALRQQCLEQDLPDPLNLLEIGDTELPSYVFIDNGPRVFRYCAPKQESVKIFHAYLDLHRNNPNLDIQLLPVSVMFGRSPGREGQNAPHLRLLNGIQKFFAILWLGRDSFVRFSNTVSLRYMATEHGTDKTIAHKLARVARMHYSRQRLAAVGPRLPVRQELFNKLLASKAIEKAVSDEARTKKISHEKARQNAINMMEEIAANFSYETVRLSGRVLGWTWNRLYQGINVHNAERIRRLAQDGHELVYAPCHRSHMDYLLLSYVLYHQGLVPPHIAAGINLNFWPAGPIFRRLGAFFIRRTFKGNKLYATIFREYLGELFARGYSVEYFMEGGRSRTGRLLDPKTGTLSMTLQALLRGESRPITIIPIYIGYEHVMEVATYAKELRGATKEKEGFFQMIRGLRKLRNLGQGYVNFGEPIPLIQYLNNHVPSWRDSIDPIEFHRPEWFNPTVNQLSEKIMVNINNTAAANAINLCSTALLASRQRALTREQLLEQLDCYIQLMRNAPYATDVTVPKKTAEELLEHALQMDKFEVDKDSMGDIIILPRDRAVLMTYYRNNIQHLLVLPSLIACIVIHHRRISREALLSQVAIIYPLLKAELFMRYSKTELPEVVNTLINELTRQCLICNKEHGMLVLNPARIRPLQLLAAGIRETLQRYAITLSLLNANPVISRGVLEKESRMLAQRLSVLHGINAPEFFDKAVFTTSVNTLREEGYISDSGNAITANTQELYQVLGELMSPEIRLTIESVSLPPEHNDTEESAREG; translated from the coding sequence ATGTCAAGTTGGCGTAAAATATATTATAAATTATTGAATTTACCACTAAAAATACTGGTAAAGAGCAAACTTATCCCTACAGATCCGATCACTGAATTGCGGCTCGATACGACACGCCCGATTCTGTACGTGCTACCGTATCACTCTAAAGCAGACTTACTGGCATTACGTCAGCAATGTCTTGAGCAGGATCTGCCGGACCCATTAAATTTACTGGAGATCGGTGACACTGAACTTCCCAGTTATGTATTTATCGATAATGGCCCACGTGTATTCCGCTATTGCGCACCAAAGCAAGAATCCGTAAAAATTTTCCATGCTTATCTGGATCTACATCGCAATAATCCCAATCTGGATATTCAACTGCTGCCAGTTTCTGTCATGTTCGGCCGTTCCCCCGGACGCGAAGGGCAGAACGCTCCACATTTACGGCTACTCAATGGTATCCAAAAATTCTTTGCCATTCTCTGGCTAGGCCGAGATAGTTTCGTGCGCTTTTCAAACACAGTATCTCTGCGCTATATGGCAACTGAGCATGGCACTGACAAGACTATTGCCCATAAACTGGCTCGTGTGGCACGAATGCACTATTCACGTCAACGCCTAGCCGCCGTCGGACCACGCCTGCCGGTTCGTCAGGAGCTGTTTAACAAGTTGCTGGCTTCAAAAGCAATAGAAAAGGCAGTCTCTGATGAGGCCCGTACCAAGAAAATCTCACATGAGAAAGCCCGACAGAATGCCATTAACATGATGGAAGAGATTGCGGCGAATTTCTCTTATGAAACGGTACGACTGTCAGGCCGTGTACTGGGTTGGACCTGGAACCGCCTGTATCAAGGGATCAATGTTCACAATGCTGAACGCATCCGCCGTTTGGCACAGGATGGCCACGAACTGGTTTATGCGCCCTGCCACCGTAGCCACATGGATTATTTACTGCTCTCTTATGTGCTCTACCATCAAGGCTTGGTACCGCCCCATATCGCCGCGGGCATCAACCTGAATTTTTGGCCAGCAGGGCCAATATTCCGCCGCCTTGGTGCATTTTTCATCCGCCGCACGTTTAAGGGTAATAAACTCTACGCCACGATATTCCGGGAATATCTAGGTGAATTATTTGCCCGAGGTTATTCTGTTGAATACTTTATGGAAGGCGGGCGCTCCAGGACAGGTCGTTTACTCGATCCCAAAACGGGTACTCTCTCCATGACGTTACAGGCGCTGTTGAGAGGCGAATCACGCCCAATTACCATTATTCCGATTTATATCGGCTACGAGCATGTGATGGAAGTTGCCACCTATGCCAAAGAGCTGCGTGGGGCAACCAAAGAGAAAGAGGGCTTTTTCCAGATGATACGTGGTTTGCGCAAACTTCGTAATCTGGGGCAAGGCTACGTCAACTTTGGCGAACCCATCCCGTTGATCCAATACCTTAACAACCATGTTCCTAGCTGGCGCGATTCTATTGATCCAATAGAATTCCATCGCCCCGAATGGTTCAATCCGACAGTCAATCAACTGTCTGAGAAGATTATGGTAAACATCAACAACACGGCGGCGGCTAACGCAATTAACTTGTGTTCAACGGCCCTGCTTGCATCGCGTCAGCGAGCACTCACTCGTGAGCAACTGCTTGAGCAACTGGATTGTTATATACAGCTCATGCGCAATGCGCCCTACGCTACTGATGTCACCGTACCAAAGAAAACCGCGGAGGAGTTGCTAGAACACGCTCTGCAAATGGATAAGTTCGAGGTAGACAAAGACAGTATGGGTGACATTATCATTCTGCCACGTGATCGTGCAGTTTTGATGACCTACTACCGCAACAATATTCAACATCTCTTAGTACTGCCATCACTGATTGCCTGCATCGTTATTCATCATCGCCGTATCAGCCGCGAAGCGCTGTTAAGCCAGGTCGCAATCATTTATCCACTCCTTAAAGCCGAGCTGTTTATGCGTTATAGCAAAACAGAGCTGCCAGAAGTGGTTAATACGCTGATCAACGAACTGACTCGCCAGTGCCTTATCTGCAACAAGGAGCATGGCATGCTGGTGCTGAATCCAGCACGTATCCGCCCCCTGCAATTGCTGGCAGCCGGCATCCGTGAAACACTGCAACGTTATGCCATCACACTCTCTTTACTGAACGCCAACCCAGTAATCAGCCGGGGAGTGCTGGAAAAAGAGAGTCGGATGTTAGCGCAACGTTTGTCGGTATTGCATGGTATCAACGCACCTGAATTCTTTGATAAGGCGGTATTTACTACGTCGGTCAATACACTGCGTGAAGAAGGTTATATCAGTGACAGTGGTAATGCGATTACAGCAAATACCCAAGAGCTGTATCAGGTATTAGGTGAACTAATGTCACCTGAGATTCGTCTTACTATCGAGAGCGTCAGTTTGCCACCAGAGCATAACGATACCGAAGAGAGTGCCAGGGAAGGATAA